The genomic stretch ACAGATAACTGGTAAGAACTGATAGATCTTGTTCTCAGCCTTCTGCCGGCAATAGTGAAGAGTAGAATCAATCTTGTGCGATTAAATGGATAAGGGAAAAGCAATAATGGGTTCGGGTCGTAGATGGGCCGTCGAATTCACTGATAATTCTGCTTCCCCTTCATCGCGAGATATCCCTGACCCTCCTGGCTTCACTCGCTCATCTCATGATCAGGTTCGATTTTTATATCTTTTTATTTctgtatatgttgtatatattTTACTATCTgggttttatttgtttattgatTTTATAGATGGGATTGTGTTACTTTCTTTAATAGGATGATTCATCGGTGAGTAAACAAAAGAAGGATTCTGAAGCCAATTGGAAATCCCAGGTAATTTTACTAGATATTTTGGTCTTTTAATATGAATAATATATTTTGCATGATTTCTggtattatatttatattttcacCTTTCAAGGGTTATGCAGactgttttcttcttttggggttttttaaatttttttaattttaaaattttgctaTTATGTAGGAGATTTTCCTtggtttagatttttttttttatatatttatttttttgataatgTATGATTGAATTTCGGTTGTTTAACTGGCTTTCGTCCTTCTGCCAATCCTTTAAATCTGAAGTAGCCAAATAGGGAATTCACCACTTGGCATATGTGAGGTGGCCCATTCATTAAGAAAAGTACACATGCAATATTCTGTGAGTTTTGTTCTTGTCAGTAGGGTGTTCCATCCAGGCCTAGGAAGTAGTGCAATGCCAAGTAAGACGATTGAGCCCTGACAGCAAGCTACCGTGGTGGGCTCactttagggaaaaaaaaattgagctaATATCGTGTGGGTTGTGTGCTCATTTATCAGATATTAAACTGCTAAGAAGAGATACCCCACTGGATTTTAGCCTAAAAGGCCGGGAAAGGTGGAGACTTGGCATAGTCAGATACCAGTCTTGTCGAGTATGATTTTGTCATATCTTGAATATGTCTATAGTGGATAGGATGAATAGCAAGACATTGAAAAGAAGGGGGAGAAGATGATAGAGTTTGAATGATCCCTCGATCTTTTGTTTGTGTGAATGATTGTAAAAGGTTGGTGAGTTTCTATGATGTGGTTCCAGTACGTTAAATGGCCTTGATAAAGTATGGGGATTCAGAGCTGTATTATAAACAGCTTCAGAAAACTGATGGATTCATCATCTTGTTCAATTGAACACTGAATTAATGTTCCACCTCTAGTGCACTTGCTTCAACATGTGAGGAAGAAAAGTAGGATAATGAGTGTCACTTGAatgtttccttttttattttctacttTTGCCTTGTTACAGAAACTTCAAAGTCTTAGGTATTTTGGACTGTTTTCTTCATTAGATGCAATAATACACCTTTATAGGAtagctgtttttgaaaaatgagaaaTACTTTGCTTCAGAATGTCTTCtctggttttctttttcttcccccCATGATTATAGTTTGAAAATTTCTGAGATGTTGGTCAGACACCCTAAAGCCTAGAAAATGTCTGGTTATGAAAGATGGtgaaatgtaaaattggaaaTGTAATTTGTCTTCTTATTCTGATTATGGATTAGCTGGTTTATCTCTgtacttctttttcttttgaagtaAATATACATTTCTTCTGGGATTTTGGAAGGGAGATGCACTTGGGATATTAGAGATTCCCTATGATAGCAGAAATTATCTTAGTGGCTAATTTTGTTGTGGCAGTCAGTAAGCAATGCCCGAACTAGTGGCGCCATCTAATGCAGTCAATGTCTATCCATTGacatttttctctttattttccCATAGTAGTACTCACTGCAGTCAATGTCTATCCCTTGAAGTGTGCCTTAGTATTATTCGATATGGTTGGGCTATTATCAAATTTCTAGTTTTTCAATGACCAAGTTGCAACTTTTTTATATTCCCTTGTATTTTTGGGATCTTGTAACTCTGTTCCAATGTTAGTTTACATGGGTCTAACAGCTTGTGTTAACTAGATGAAGTGTGACAATAGATATAAAAGAAAGAATCTATTATGTTAGACTGCCAGTTTGTTCATGAAGGGtttgatttatttttatatgttttaatACTCACACTTGAATCTCTTCATGTcataatatttttatgaacaGAAAGCATGGGAGGTGGCACAAGCACCTTTTAAGAATTTGATGATGATGGGCTTCATGATGTGGATGGCTGGGAGCACAGTCCATTTGTTTAGCATTGGTATAACATTTTCAGCCCTGTGGCAGCCGATAAGTGCTCTTCAAGGAGTCGGAAAAGGTAAGGCATTGATCAGAACTCCAATAGCATTATTTCTATTTACTTTTCCATGTTCTTTTTCCTCCAGTTACTCTGGTACAAAATCGTGAGTTACATCTGAATTCTTAGGCTATTGCAGTGACCATAAACAAGAAATATTATGTTCTCACTTTTCTATCCACCGAGTCTATCACTCAACTAACTGGCTAGTTAGAATTTGTAATTTTCCTTGATCGATTATTTGGTTTAGAGAGAAGCATCACTGAGAGCGTTAGGGTCAGAGTGTTTTACTTTAGACTTGTAGCTCTTGTGGCTAAGCACTCGTGCTTCTCTGATTTGCATAAATTTGCACATACTGTTACAAGTCTGGCAGTCTGAAAGTGTTCTGTAGTCGTGAACATGGGCTCTTTAACATGATCTTTCTTCAATATCTCCTGTTATTTTCCCAAGTGAAATTGCCACCTAACTAGTTGTTGTCATTCTAGTTTAAGGAAATGCATCCCAATTGGTTTTGGATGGAGCGTCATATAACTTGAATATCCTGTCTCAAGATGTAATAGTAAATTTAGTGAAGTCTTAACATCTACCTTGTGTGCGTTCTGGAAGAAAACTACCGTAAGTCACGTGAAAACAAGGATGCAATACAGGACTGATGAGACTGATGTATAAACGAAAGTGGGTGAATTATCTTGCTTGGTGGAATTCTACTTAAACTGACTATATAAAACATGCTTTGAGACTTGGGTGTCCATCCTAGGATCACTTTGCAGTAAGTTAAGTTGCCTGTTTCATGGCACATTGGATTGCAGATGAGGGATTTTTCCTGTTTTCAGGTTTTAGTAACTCTTATATTCTCAAACATAAGACATTTTTGGAGGCACAAAATTTTGCTTTTATGTGGGCTTTTTCCTGATAGAGAGGCAGGTGATAACCTAGAGAAGAATTTGATTGCATACACCTTATGGAACGTATAATGTAACGTTACTTAACTCATAGTCCTGATGGAATTTTATGGCATTTCCCCTTCAATAGGATTCAGGTTGCATTCTGCAAGCAAAGAGTCTGGACTTGATATTGGTGAAACTCAACATGAATTTGTTTTGGAATAGAGCTCGAATGAGCTATTTTGATTGAGGGCTCATGGCAAAGCTTGAATTCTTTGTTTTAATAAGATTTGGTCTCTCATATCTGTGGTCCAAGGTCTAGTCAAAATTCCCAACCATTTCTAAGTGTGTGGTATAAACTGCTGCAAGATGGGCATGTCATTGGGCTTGAGTGTTAAGCTCAAGCAAGTCTGGGCTTTGCGCAATTGAATGTAGAAATAACAATTAACATGTGAAAATAGCATTAGGAGGCTATGCATTGTAATGAAAGATCACTTCTATGGTTATAATTTTTCAAGATGGCTGCCCAAAATTTTTAAGAAGAATATCTGGGATAACGTATTGCTGCCCCAATAAATTTAAATGTTCATTTGAATGAAATACCCAAATGATTTAAGGTAAAGATATGCTGCAATCATCTCATAATTTTGGAGTTGAATTACAAACATTTTGCATTAGCATCAATTTCCCTGTGTTTACAAAGAACTTGACTTGTATGAGAGGCATCGAGATATTCTCTCTAGATTTtggagtgtaaaagtttttcttcATCATGTAGAGcctattttcttctttttgcggATTTAATCAtcgatttcatttcaaacttgtGATATaacttcctttttctcttttttaccTCTTCACATCTTATGTAGGCTTGATAATGTGTTGAAGTTTTTCTGGCAAGTGGATAACATGTTATAGTTTCTCAGGAAGAATTTTAACCTTCAGTTTTATACCTTCACCAGCTACTTCAAACCCTTGGTAGTCACATCACTAGCATTGAATCTTGGTTACTAATCATTACTTTTGGCTGAAAGGGCAACTTGGAAGATTTAGTGAAAAGATATCAAGGAATATCATTTGCAAAATCTCAAACATAAATAGTAAAAAGCAATGTGCATCCCATTATCTGAACATGCTATGGCATGGAAAGACATTGGTGGCGTGGATTCTGTGTTGAGATTCATTGTGGCAAGCATGGTGATTTTGGCTTTTATACTTTCGGTTAGAACAGTATAACCTCATAGGTGCATTTCCTGTTAATTCATATGATTTGGAGCTTTTTATATTTTAAGGTTGTTTGTTCAAGTATGGGgattttggtaaaatttttgttattatttttcttatGGATAGTCTTGTAGTAGTGTTTACAGCACTTTTTGATGCCAACTGCTGAGGCCTTATTGGAAATTCCATTTAAACAGAGCTTTTCAGTCTTCATATCTAGTAAGGCTAGGAAGTTATTACTTTTTATACAGTATTCAGATTAGTAGGTCTTAGGAGAGAAAATGACAATGCAGTGTCCAAATTTATGCAGGACAAATAATcctttttctctccttgtgAAGTATTAGGGTCTATTCGACATATATGCTTACTCTTACAGATAACACAGAGACACACCTGTATGTGTGTGAACTTGGGCATGTCTTCATAATTGGGTCGGCATCGGCCTGTGTGTATATTTATGTTGGTAGCATTTTTTTAACTGATAAAAGATGGTTTTTGCCATGCCTAAATGGTAAGAGCCAGAGAGTCATTTCCCATGAGCTTTAGAGTAATGTTTTTTCAGAATAAATTTTCATGTCTTTGAAAGTTTGAAACTTTAAATAAAGTTATGTGTATGGCAGTCTCTGTCTCGAGtttgaaaataatgaattttcATGGAACTTTAGCTTTATTTCACCTTTCAAGTTTCCAATGTCAATTTTCTCTTAAAAAGGAGAGCTAATTGTTGGAACTTTGTTTTGCAGTTTTTGAGCCTTACAAGGACAATAAAGTGGACCTTCTTGGACCAAAATTGGCATACATTGCCCTTAATCTGGTTGGTTTAGGGCTAGGTGTATGGAAGGTAGGTTGTTTTCTGATGCTTTGTCTAGTTCTGTTAATTAACCATACAAGGTTTTAAAGTTttcatcacttgtttgttttCTGGCAGCTCAATTCATTGGGCCTTCTTCCAACTCACGCATCAGATTGGGTTTCATCCTTGCCGCCTGCTCAGGTGGAGTTTTTAGAAAATCTGAAtcctggttttttttttctgtcttCTTTTGTCTGCATTCAACTTTAAGAGATTTGTGACACTTTTTATGGCCATGAAATGTTGCTCATGCTTAGAACCAACAAGAACTGTTTCTACATTTAGCTATGCTCCATTAATTTGATGAATGTTTTATTTGTGACCGTCTTCAGTATACTACTGAAAATGATTAATAGCTAGCTCCTTTTAACATAAATTTTAATATCTGTTGTGACATCAAGGAGTCTCTCTTTTCAGGAGGTCGAGTATTCTGGTGGCGGTTTTCCTCTGTTCTAAACTGAACCGTGCACACTTCCAAATTTCCTTGCAGCGCTTCTGAATGAATGGGTTCTTGAAGTATGGTGAATTTTGCTCACCACCATCGGTGTTCAAGTTGCCGGATATGTTTCCTTTATTGTCATCCTTCTGTGATTTAAAAGTCCATCTGGCAGGAGCAATTTATGAATTTTGTTTGTAAGGGCTTCAGATTTGTTCTCTGATGACACCATTATTTATTTCCTAATTAGATCTTAAAATAACATTGTTAAGGCAATTTAAGATAATCTTTTGGATCCCTAAGCTCAAGAATTTGAATGCACGTAGTAGTTATCCTTTCTAGCATATGCATTGACTCAGTTTTGTTTATTCCTGTAGCATCTAAAAGTGCAGGATTTGCAATTTGATGCACTTTCTGCAGTTGACATGAACCGAAAACTGAAGACCTCTTTTGGTTGGTATTATAAAGTGGCAGTGAGTTAATTATTGGCTAAAATTTTTTGGTCGAATAAGCTCTAATTCCTTGTCAATGCTCGATATGGAAGAAGCTGCAGGTAGCTTTAAGGCAATTACAGTCACTTTTGGGGTTGGTGTTCTAAAAGTTGAAAGAATAAGGGGCGCTAATTTATCCACATCTGTTGGAGAAAGGAAGCCGAGAAGCAAATGAGGAGTTCTTCATCTTTCTTTACCCTCTAGACGGTTCATGTTCAAAGCTTCAAAGCTGAACTCTTCGCCAGTCCCTCCTCGAGTAATATTAAGAATGGAGATTTAGGGCAGGAAGATGAGGCTTGAGTAGATCAGTAATTCTTCAAGGATGCAATCTGAAAGAAAGACTTGTTCAGCTGGCTTCTTGGTGCTGAAATAGCCTTGCAAATCCTGCAGTTTTTGTTTTGTTCAATGACCTTTGAAACCCGGACATAGGAGCCTCTTTTATCTTCCCTTCTGCCCTTGTTCACATCGTTTATATCTTTTCAAGTCATAAAGCTGTTAAGATAGTTTACCTCTTTAACTTTGCAGATAATGTAATAAGGTGTTGCGAGAAAGGTGTTTACGATAGTCGACCTCTTTGCCTCCTTTGCAGATAAAAGGTGTTAAGATGGTCATGAATAGGATGTACGCGAGCCGAGTCATAATCGAGTAGCTCATGAGTAGCTCGGTCAACGGCTTGGTTTGAACTTGAgttgaccgagttcgagtcgagtctcgagctactcgattgtcattcgagtcgagtttcgagtcaATATTTTGAGACTCGAGGCTTGTCGAGTTACTCGTCGAGTCGAGggtatttaaataatatatttataatttaaataatatatatgtattataattataaaatgaccattATGAATATAAGTTTTACGGAATTTACAATAAACTcttctttataataaaatttcataatgacaaaaaagtaataacataaTTGGTCGAGTCGAGTCAAAAAACTTGATTAAGCTCGACTTGATAAGGCTTGACTAAAGGtcgagtcgagtctcgagtTTAAAGCGAGTTTCTCGAGTCAAGTTTCGAGTATCGATTTTTTGTACTCGGTTGAGATCGAGCCTAGGTATATATGAGTCGAGTCGATCTCGAGTATAGCAATACTCGAGCTTGACTTGGCTCGATTATATCCCTAGTCATGAAGGTGTCTTATATCTCAACGATACGTAATGGGCTTTGGATATATTTGCTACAAAACTAAGGTTTGGAGCCAATTTATCACAAAATCCAGCTTAGCCTCCGCAGATAAGCCATTCTTAGACcccgtttggcaagtgagttttttgagtgtttgtctaaaattttactgtagaagttgtaaattttttttttgaagtgtgtaaatttttggattttttaaagtgtatagtttaaaatttgtgaaaatttttttgagattactgtagttaaagttgttaaaaaaaaaatttgtagcaGACAATCTTGGCCAAAAATTTGCTTGCCAAACAAGGTCTCAGATTGTAACCCTACATTTGTATGAAGCACTTCTTATCCAATTAAGTAAGAGTTATCAGATTAtcgtttccaaaaaaaaaaaaaaacgtaaaGAGTTATCAAGGGAGGTCAAGTATTGTGCTCAAGTCAGTCTCTTGCAAAGTTCTCTGTGGCGACCCAATACTTCGGCACTGTAgagcaatgtttttaaactcggaccggtcagtgaaccggagaggtgggcggttcgcggttcgaccggtccgaccggtccaaccggccggtccaaccggccggttcaaaggttcactgtttttttttttttttttttttttttagtgttaagtactaagcatgtttcattctacacttgaactttaccaacataacttaatttaagttatgataataataaattttctaaaagttatacataaaacatggaatgataaatataattaaaatatcataattcaccacaagttttcataaattcattataaacataaatagatacaatccaaatgtgcaccaattatcacaaataaaaacacaaaaaataaataaattaaatattgaaattcttttacaacccttaaaaaaatccataaaagagttcaagttaagacaaactatttgaatagcaaacttttatcagtggcatgataagcaaccacaccaccttcacaatttcatcaacttaagctgaaaaagttaaaattttattataaaaatataaatctaattgctcaaactaaaaaaaactaaaaatttttgaaaaacaaatatacagttaaacacataaaaaattaattgctactaaacattactaattaacatgttatattaaattcaatgatcctataccattaattattttaaattcaattatcaatagcttcgattatgtgccaactaccatatttttgaccaacccaatgttattatttgtaattcctacccaattcctacacggatgtgcactacttttgcaaaaatttcatccttaattaatcgaataaaaataaaacaaaaatgagggaaacatatgaaaattgaggggaaaaagaagaaaatgcaaaaaatcaactaaagataataatatagaaaaaaaccttgaaaagaaaaaaattaaacttactaaaatgttggaaaacaagaaaagttgaaattttcaacttgtttacaatctgctaaagataataacctgataataatggtgaagacttgagaaaatcttgttgtggatatttgggttaaaaatggttaagaagaaaaaattgaaaaaaaaaataagagaagaacttgatgttttaatatattttttagtcaagtagaattctcaacaaacttaagtacagtctagcggtaagattgtcatatttaaacttggagacccaggttcgaatcttagctacaccattcttgatattttgttgaagaatttaaaaaaccgCCGGTTCACGGTTCTTAACGGTTCGCACGGTTCGTCCGGTTCGCCCGGGTTTCAACGGTTCTCCATGAACTTCCGGCTTTAGCATTAGACCGGACCGgtgacatggccggttcgcggtccaaccggtcgaaccggccggtccggtccggttctgaaaacattgcTGTAGAGCTCTTTCCAGAGCTCCAAGTGCCTCCCGACATCTCTTCGTAGTTGGGATGCATGATCTATCCCTTCACATGGGCTGTTAGAATCTTACATCTAGGACATCGgtcatcttttcttttcacaaTCTATAAATACTCCCCATACTCTATTTATTCAAGGTAATAATGAACAAGTCCACATATTCTCTCTTTAGATTGTGAATAATTTGTACTGACTTGAGCATGGGAGTCATCACGGAAGATGAGATCCTAATTATATATTGCTGTTCCGTACTTGAaggtgtttggataggagttcTTGGTCTATCAGCTTGTACTTGACCTAAGCTACTTGGGAACACACTCAGTGGTGAATCTCCATATCCTGTTTATTGAAAGAACCTTTTGCAATATTTTGACTCAAACAAACACCCTAGAGTCATTTTTGGCACTAAAAACAAAACTAAGTGGGCTTGTTAGCGTTATTGAGTTAGCTCAGTTCGTGAAACGATTTGACTAGGTATTAACCAAGCAATGTGATTAAGCTCTTAGGTCGAACTCGTGtacaacaatttaattaaaagtttaggatgttTAATAAAATAGTTTAGATATATATGCCCCTTCTAGATAGACAAAAAAAATGGTATTTAAgtcattaataaaataattgtgTTGTTGTAGATTTTGCCCAAGGTAATCTACTAAATAACTTGGTTCACTTAGAAATTTTACCCACATAGTTATAGTAAAGTTTGTTCAAAAACCCCTCTAGAAACATTGACTCATAAGTTTGTGGATAAATTGCTAAAAACACAACCATCAAATTAAAACCTCTCACATGGCAATTTATTATTGGTTTAAAAATAATGATATGGTTCTCTTGAAAATAATAACAGCATTAAagaatttttcatatatatatatatatacatatctTGTTAATAAGACTAATTTGAATATGAACGTGAGTTCAAGCCCAATTGAGCTTGAGTAAGCATACATAAAACTCTAATAATTTGTATAACTAGATAAATCACACATGTATATATAAATGGgtaatgaacaaaaaaaaaaaagtggagtTGAGAGGTGGAAGGATGGCAATTTGTAATATGGGAGAAGGGTCTCAAGCGAGTAATAGATAAAATTACAAGGGCAAGTAGGAGATGAGATTATTGAGTGGGAGAGCAATGATACGCGACTTGTAGGATAGGGGTAAGGAAAAGATTGGGAGGATAGGAAAAAATAGGTCTGTTAGGTAAGAAGAGAGTAGAAAATTAAGACATATAGTATTGGGGAAGGAGAATGAAggaagggaagggaaaatgAAAGAGATAAAGTTACAAGATGGGGAGTATGGCAAAAAGAAGGGGAAGAGTACCAGAAATGGTGCAATTACAAGGTAGAAGAGGTGGTAGAGAGGAAAGAAGAGAGCGAAAGTGATGAGTGTGTTTGGTATATTTTTTCGACCTTATTTGggcatttttctatttaattttgctAATTGCTTTATCTTTTATTGAAGATTAATTATTTGAAATCAATTATTGTGTAATAACGCATTTGGAATTAGATTTTTTTCTATTACTCATGCAATCATAGGTAAtttaaaaatatacaaaattctCATGCTACAATATATAATGAAAGAAaggaatttttctaaaatagcaCAAATTTTTATAAgcaattgtaaaaaaaaaaaggatgacaATTAAACACAATTTCCAGGCAATTTCATAGTTTCTTTCAAGTGCATGGGtatggattttttttcctttgctttttttttttgtcaaacggTAATATCAAAATAAccttggtttttttttcctttgcttttatTCAAAATAACACCATTTTGATAGTGATTGACACTGAAAAAATAATTCTgctattttgatttgaaataggGACCGGTGGGGTCAGAATTCTAGTAGAAGATATACG from Coffea eugenioides isolate CCC68of chromosome 8, Ceug_1.0, whole genome shotgun sequence encodes the following:
- the LOC113779570 gene encoding ER membrane protein complex subunit 4, which encodes MDKGKAIMGSGRRWAVEFTDNSASPSSRDIPDPPGFTRSSHDQDDSSVSKQKKDSEANWKSQKAWEVAQAPFKNLMMMGFMMWMAGSTVHLFSIGITFSALWQPISALQGVGKVFEPYKDNKVDLLGPKLAYIALNLVGLGLGVWKLNSLGLLPTHASDWVSSLPPAQEVEYSGGGFPLF